In Bacillus cereus ATCC 14579, a single window of DNA contains:
- the brnQ3 gene encoding branched-chain amino acid transport system II carrier protein BrnQ3 produces the protein MNTVSKKHIFFTGLMLFSLFFGAGNLIFPPMLGQNAGENFWPAMIGFLLTGVGLPLLTVIAISLSGNGMQQLASHAHPLFGIFFTVVVYIAIGPSMGIPRVANVAYEMGVSSFLPETIRSSSLVLFVYTIIFFTIVFWLSLNPSKLVDRIGNVLTPILLLSIFLLFVKSVFTPLGQSGPAMQEYQTSPIFKGFMEGYLTMDTISALAFGIIVVNAIRSKGVNDRKSIAIATAKAGLIAATGLVLVYGALGWLGATSVSLGYAKNGGQLLTVIVQQLFGPYGLLLLSLIVTLACLTTCVGLVSACSQYFSTLLTTFSYKTFASIICALGLLVANLGLTKIIAISVPILLVVYPIAIVLVLLSLLHKYFGGYRSVYVGALIGAAVVSVFDGLKQGGISVSFITPYFEFIPLYNEGIGWLIPALVGGLIGLATARLSGTKKVPLVTESHEVKAS, from the coding sequence ATGAACACTGTATCAAAAAAACATATTTTTTTCACGGGTCTTATGCTATTTTCTTTATTTTTTGGGGCAGGTAATTTAATTTTCCCTCCCATGCTTGGGCAAAACGCAGGTGAAAACTTTTGGCCAGCAATGATTGGATTTTTACTAACAGGAGTTGGCTTACCACTACTTACTGTTATCGCAATTTCTCTATCAGGAAATGGAATGCAGCAACTTGCAAGTCATGCCCATCCATTATTCGGAATTTTCTTTACAGTAGTTGTATACATTGCCATCGGTCCATCCATGGGCATCCCACGTGTTGCAAATGTCGCTTATGAAATGGGGGTTAGTTCTTTCTTGCCAGAAACAATCCGCTCTAGCAGCCTAGTGCTATTTGTATATACAATCATCTTCTTTACTATCGTATTTTGGCTGAGTTTGAATCCATCTAAACTTGTTGATCGTATTGGGAATGTATTAACACCTATTTTATTACTCTCTATTTTCTTATTATTTGTTAAAAGTGTATTTACACCACTTGGGCAATCAGGACCAGCGATGCAAGAGTATCAAACTTCTCCAATCTTCAAAGGCTTTATGGAAGGCTACTTAACAATGGACACTATTTCAGCACTTGCATTCGGAATTATCGTTGTAAATGCAATTCGCTCTAAAGGTGTGAATGATCGTAAGTCCATTGCCATCGCCACAGCAAAAGCAGGGCTTATTGCCGCTACAGGGCTCGTACTTGTATACGGTGCACTCGGCTGGCTTGGGGCAACTAGCGTCTCGCTCGGATATGCAAAAAATGGCGGACAGCTACTTACTGTTATCGTACAACAATTATTCGGTCCATACGGTTTGCTCCTATTATCTCTTATCGTTACACTCGCTTGTTTAACGACATGCGTTGGACTCGTATCTGCGTGCAGCCAATATTTTTCAACATTATTGACTACATTTTCATACAAAACGTTCGCGAGTATCATTTGCGCATTAGGATTACTAGTTGCCAACTTAGGTTTAACGAAAATTATCGCAATCTCTGTTCCAATTCTACTTGTTGTGTATCCAATTGCGATTGTACTCGTACTACTATCATTACTTCATAAATACTTCGGTGGATATCGCTCTGTTTATGTAGGTGCTTTAATTGGAGCAGCTGTAGTGAGCGTATTTGATGGATTAAAACAAGGTGGTATTTCAGTTTCATTTATCACACCATATTTTGAATTTATCCCTTTATATAATGAAGGAATCGGCTGGCTAATACCAGCATTAGTAGGAGGTCTTATTGGTCTTGCAACGGCTAGGTTAAGCGGTACGAAAAAAGTTCCATTAGTAACCGAATCTCACGAAGTAAAAGCCTCCTAA